The following nucleotide sequence is from Paroedura picta isolate Pp20150507F chromosome 1, Ppicta_v3.0, whole genome shotgun sequence.
CTGTGTGGCAAtccaggagagggccttcttggtcatggcaccagtACTCCGAGCTCTCTCCCCAGAGATActcatctgtccccttctgttgccatcttctacctctttttcctccccattttaattgctgtttttatatgtattttagctTTTGTTTTGATCGTgtattttgttgggtttttaagatgtgtttttattatgcatgATATTAATctgttggttgccttggtggatcTGGTAAGGGTAGAAcatgggatataaattttataaatgaataaatcgctcagtgtggtggttggtgtctgctaccgaccgcctgaccaacgagaggatgtggatgctgcactttgtgagcagcttgagaaaatatccaaacggcaggaccttgtcatcatgggtgacttcaatttcccagatgtgtgctgggaaacaaactctgcgaagcgtcctcagtcatgcaagtttctgacctgcctggctgacaatttcatttatcaaatggtagatgaacccacaagaggttcagccatactggacttaatactgaccaacaggcaagagttggtggatgaggtgaaggaggtggggaccctagggggaagtgaccatgtcctcatagaattccttttgagattgggagccaaggaagcttgtagccagacgcggatgttggattttcgtagggcaaactttaataaactcagagacatgatgagtgtcataccatggacaagaatgctggaagggaagggagcatgtgaagggtgggcgctactcaaacaagagctattgcatgctcaatcaatgactattccagaaatacgaaaacactgcaggctctaagaagcctaataggctctaagaagcctatttggatgaacagagaacttcaagaggaactaagaaagaaaaggaaaatgttcaggaaatggagggaaggacagagctctaaagaagagtacctacaggttactaggcactgtagatcaatcatcagaaaggccaaagctgagagtgagctaagattggccagggaagcccattgtaataagaaaagatttttcagttacgtgaggagcaaacgtaaagtaaaggaggcaataggcccgctgttgggtgcagatggacaaactctaacgaaagatgcagagaaaacagaaaggcttagtgcctattttacatctgttttttcccacaggtcaaagtgtttaggcacatctagagatggctgtagccaaaggatagtgtctgggtggcaggttaacatggatagagaggtggtcgagaggcatttagctacactggatgagttcaaatcccctggtccagatgaaatgcacccgagagtactcaaagaactttacagagaacttgcacagcccttgtccatcatcttcggaacctctttaaggactggagatgtcccggaggactggaaaagagcaaacgttattccaatcttcaaaaaagggaggaaggatgacccgggaaactacagaccagtgagtctgacctctgttgtggggaagataatggagcagatattaaagggagcgatctgcaaacatctggaggacaatttggtgatccaaggaagtcagcatggatttgtctccaacaggtcctgccagaccaacctagtttccttttttgaccaagtaacaggtttgctggatcggggaaatttggttgatgtcatttacttggattttagtaaagcttttgacaaggttccccatgatgttctgatggataagttgaaggactgcaatctggattttcagatcgttaggtggatagggaattggttagagaatcgcactcaaagagttgttgtcaatggtgtttcatcagactggagagaggtgagtagcggggtacctcagggttcggtgctcggcccggtactttttaacatatttattaatgatctagatgagggggtggagggactactcatcaagtttgcagatgacaccaaattgggaggactggcaaatactccggaagatagagacagagttcaacgagatctgaacacaatggaaaaatgggcaaatgagaacaagatgcaatttaataaagataagtgtaaagttctgcatctgggtcagaaaaatgaaaagcatgcctactggatgggggatacgcttctaggtagcactgtgtgtgaacgagaccttggggtacttgtggattgtaaactgaacatgagcaggcagtgtgatgcagcggtaaaaaaggcaaatgccattttgggctgtatcaacaggggcatcacatcaaaatcacaagatgtcatagtcccattgtatacggcactggtcagaccacacctggcatactgtgtgcagttctggaggcctcacttcaagaaggacgtagataaaattgaaagggtacagaggagaccgacgaagatgatctggggccaagggaccaagccctatgaagataggttgagggacttgggaatgttcagcctggagaaaaggaggttgagaggggacatgatagccctctttaagtatttgaaaggttgtcacttggaggagggcaggatgctgtttctgctggctgcagaggaaaggacacgcagtaatgggtttaaacttcaagtacaacgatataggctagatatcaggaaaaagtttttctcagtcagagtagttcagcagtggaataggctgcctaaggaggtggtgagctccccctcactggcagtcttcaagcaaaggttggatacacacttttcttggatgctttaggatgcttagggctaatcctacattgagcagggggttggactagatggcctgtatggccccttccaactctatgattctatgattctatgattctactctacACAGAAGAACCAAGCCAAAACTTGACTTAGTTAGCCCAGTGGGTCTTTAAAATTGTTGGATCTATAAGcattggaattttgagaaagggtAGTAGGTgctactacaaaatggctgtcctaGGAGGTGGGAGcaattataaaatggctgctgtgtgagggCAATCATGAAGTGGTGGGAGGTTGCAGGTCAAAGCAATTATTTCTGAATTAGTGTTACCTGCATACTCAAAAGATGGTACCTCTTGGAGAGTTTGGAATCACATGCTGCAGTGAGGTTGAGGGAAGTGATGGTTCGATCTCTGCTTTAAGGAAGAAGCAAATGGTTGCTAGGCAACACACTGAAGGTCACAGATTCAGCCAGTccaatgaaggaaataaatcttGCTATTCCTTAATAtgactagtttggtgtagtggttaggagtggggacttctaatctggcgagccaggttcgattctgcactcccccacatgcagccagctgggtgatagcCAGCTTGCTatagcactgatcaagctgttctgaccaatcagtaatatcagggctctctcagcttcacccacctcacagggtgtctgttgtggggagaggaaagggaaggcgactgtaagctgctttgagactccttcaggtagaaaaaaggaacatataagaaccaactcctcctcctcttcctcctcctccttctagtaGTGGTGTGCCAGAAGTAGCTGTACTACTTCTAGTAGTAGTCTAGCCACATTAAAAGGGCGAGTTTTCTGGCGATGTGACTCAATTACCCCAAGGGCAGAAGCGCCTGATTCCTACAGCTTGATAGCTAGATAGCTCCAAAATAGCACAGCATTGTTCAGGGAACACTTACTGTGCATATTTGTCCTCTGAGGAGCCAACCACTTGCATATTAGCCACAAAGTAGCTACACGTTGCAAATTATTCTGTTGTTTGTGGAGACTGCATTCTGTAACTTTTGTAATTTTTGATTATTTTTTAGCAGCCTTTTTAAGTATAAGTACTTGTCAAAGTCCCAGGAATTCAGCTGCTCTTGTGCTGCTGTAGCAATGCCGGAAGGTCCATCTGTAAAGAGGTTCCAGTTACACTGCTCTCCTTTTGTGGGTCAGACAGTGACCAAAGTGGGAGGACAGACCAGGCAGATAAACCCTGATGATCTGAAGTCACTTACATTGTTGGACACTCAGGTCAGTTTTACTTTATTCAGTTCTTCTAATATCTACTATTCTCTCCCCCCGCCACTACCACTTACACTACTTATTTAAGATGATTTTAATTCCTGACTCTTGACAAGGTCCAACTAACAACTTCAGCAACCAGCAAGAACCTGGGTgtaattctggatgcctcactatcTATGGAGAGCCAGGTCACGAATGTTGCCAGCCAGTCCTTTTAGCATCTTTGTCAGGCACGACAACTATCACTATATCTGTTGATATCCGTGCACTGGTCTTCTTCAAGCTAGATTACTGTctcttgctctatgcagggcaacccttgaagctgctctggaagcttcaactggtccagaatgtagctgtTCAAAGTTTTAATGATCTGGGACtgtcatatctgcaggactgcctccccTATGAAAACCTCATCAGGATTCCCaaggaaattaaactggcctcaaccaggacctttttggcccaAACCTGGTAGAACactaccaaatgagatcagagccatTTCTGTATTATGAAATCTATGTTGTGATCTGCCCTGAATTTGTAGAGCTAGGCCAGAATACAAGTTCAaatttaataatatataataatattttgTCCTTTTATTGTGTAGGTCCATGGGAAAAACCTATTCCTGGCATTTGGCCCCATTCAGGAAGTGGCACCCTGCAGCGAGAGTTCTTCTCCCGGACCATCAAGCTGCCAGCCATCAGTACCAGGAATGGCCATTAGTGAGGACAACTCCTTTCCCTTGAGGATGGAAGAGAATGCTCACCATCTGCTGGAGGAACCTGAAGTcaatgatttgccattgcttacaGATAATGCCACTGAGCAGCCCAGGGAATGGCTACGCTTCCATTTTGGTCTGTATGGCAGCATCCGAGCCAACGAGTTTGCAAGGGCCAGTAAGGCAAACAAACGAGGAGACTGGAGAGATCCAATTCCAAGGTATCAATTGGGAAGactgagagagggaaggaggctaCATTGGCCCATGCAGAAGTACATAGCATTGGTCACAATCTGCCCTTGACTTCCAGAGAAAGAGCTCTGATGCCACTCCCTTAAATTCCCACTGTTATGCATGGAAGATAGGCAGGTGGGAAGAAGCCCAAGAGTCCTCTCAAACCTCTCAAGTCCTATATAGGAAGTGATCCAGGTGGCCACCTAGTCCTTTCCTAAGGGTGCCTGACCTACATCTGCCTTTATCACAGTCCTGCTTGCGCTTGTTGGGCTTATTAGCTTGAATTATCAAAGTgtagtgttttgggtttttttttatgatGCTGGATCTCCTTGTAGGGGAAGTGGACATTTGGCTGGGACCAAAATCCATGCTAAAAGTACCTTGGAGGCTCCCTTGTGGCCTCATGTATATCCTTGATATATCGGAGTTCAGACACTGGCTAGAAGGCTGTCCAGAGTCCCCAGCTAAGTACTAGAATGTACTAAGTACTAGAAGGAAGGAGAACCTCCAGCAGTTTACCCTGATCCCTCCCATAGAGGCCATTTTCCCCTTTTCTAGTATCTGGCCTGGTTTGAGTTTACTTTGCCAGTCCATAGCTTTGAGCCATGAATGGGGAAAAGGTGTATCAGTACTAAGCTGCATCAGTAAGAGAGTCTTCCTTTTACGttcaggctgatcttgcacttcGACGGCAGGGGCTTCCTTGTCTTTTACAACTGCCGGATTCACCGATGTTCTTGTCCCACTGCCCAGCCGGCGACTGACATCTTGAACCCAGAGTTTGATCGGGAGCAAGCTCTGGAGGCCCTTCGTAAAGCCACCCCCGTGTGCACTACTCTCCTGGACCAAAGCCACTTCTCAGGGCTGGGTAAGTGCCTGTGAGCTTCTGCTTCCTCAGAGGTGGACTGTGAAGATGTCTCAGAATCTGAGACAAGGAACGGGAGAGAAGCGGACGTGGACACGGGAGGCTGGAAACAGAATTGGACTGAAAGAGGGTGATAGATAATGAAAGCCATTAGAATTCTGTTGAAAGGGTTGGAATGTGGCAAGTTTAACATTGTTACTTACAAGATTAGTTAACAAGAAGTAGGATTAagatttaaaaatgaattcaaaGCAACTTGTCCTGTATGACAGCTGAAGCTAAGCACGTCTGCTGCCCTGTCAGTCAGAATTGACCTTATTTAGCATAGTTTGAGCAGAGGAACAGTAGAGCATACATGTGgccagtatagaaataaaaatcCTATGCATTGAAGAAGTATAGGATGCTTCAGTTTTTGATAAAATGCTAACAAAACTCGAGAGCAAAGAGAGTAAAAAAGGCACAACCCATTTTCTTTTCAAGTAGTCCTTTTATTCCGAACTGGATGggtaaatatatgtatatgttttgtttttgttttttgtttcatgcTTGTTaacttatttttatatttttcaacTTCCTCTTTCGCAGCCCCTTGATAGAACTTTATGATTACCTTTCCTCAGTTTCCCAAATGAAATCACAATATTTCATAAGTCAAATGTTCCTGATATGATTCTGATTTGTGATGTGTTGTTGCGTTTTACATCAACTGATGTTTCTTTGGTCACGTACAAAACACAGGAAAggacttcaagaaaaaaaatcccagcaagCTAGCAAGGGATTTCAATCTGGGTCTCCCTAACAACCAAACTAAgcagtattttgtgtgtgtgtgttttgtctaCTTCCTCCACCCACACAGGAGTTGAAGAAGAGCATAATATGCTTGGACCAGCACTGTGGGGGGAAGATGGGCTctggcctccccaccccaagcagtTTTCTCATGTGAAAATCACATTGGGAGGTCATTTTGCTGGTTTTTCCCCTCTattaaactacaagtaccacgatataggctagatatctggaaaaaaattcacaatcagagtagttcagcagtggaataggctgcctaaggaggtggtgagctccccctcactggcagtcttcaaggaaaggttggatacacacttctcttgcatgctttaggatgcattgggctgatcctgcgttgagcagggtgttggactagatggcctgtatggccccttccaactctatgattctatgtggagtATTTGAGAACATGAACATGAAGCAGCAAAAGTGGCAAAATtgcttgggaaggagggaggagtccttccttcctcccacggTGCCATTCCAAACACTGTATTAAAAAGAACCAGTTCCCCAAAGCTGAGAGGAGGCTGCAGGGAACATGTgaaaacaaagggaaaaggtaATGTCATATTTGGCTCTTAGTGTTGTAACCTCTTCACATGCTAGGGATAAGAAGTCTATTGTTGGAAACAGTGCCATGCTGGCTGATTAGTAATTTCAGCTTCTCTGACCTTTTAACTTATTGTCTTTTCTTTCTGTGCCCCAGGGAACGTCATTAAGAATGAAGTTCTGTATCTGGCAAAGATCCACCCGCTTTCCCTTGGCTCTCTCTTGCCACCCTCTGGTCTCAAATCCTTGCTTGATCATGCCCTTCAGTTCAGCTCAGAGTGGCTCAACAGCCAGCTACAGGGACGAGGGTTACGCCCACAGATCTACGGGAAGGACAGGTGTCCTGCAGGACATGAGGTGATGAAGGACACCTTTGGCCCTGTGGATGGCTTGAAGAGACTCACCTGGTGGTGTCCTCAATGCCAACTTGCAGTGCTACCAGAAGAGAGTCATGACAACTGAGGTGCTgagttttttcctcccttccctttgcaTCAATCCTGTGGCAATGGGATTCTGCTAGCAGGAGGAAATTCAGCCCCTGTTGAAGGAGGAGCTAGGCCATGATATGACTGTCATGAAGATGCCACCAAAAATGATGCTTCAACCATCCTGGCATTAATACAATGGATCTGCATGTTGTGTCAATTGTCTCCATCCTATTATTTGGCTTCTGTCActtagggtgtttccgcacaaggacgaatgttgccaattggttccacaaagcagaaacgctattttaaaaagtgcaatctcgtcgttacgcatacctgcatttgtagtggaatccagtagcgtttcattcgttttccacaggtttccggtctcgcaaaaatcgctggaaaggaagcgattttttctgtgcttggtcccgcccctggccgtcaaacaaACGAACAGCCCATTCACGAACAGGTGGTCGTTATCATGCTCCGTAAAAGCCccattccctttaagcacaggttaaaaaaaaaaaccacgttgcaacgaatatgccttgattcttcctaacgtacagacccatctagctggcgtgtgagctggcgagtcatcgttaccatgctcccccgagtgaaaaaaacaatcacccccccccccgcacgggcgcgatttttggccgaaaataaagggaactttatTTCCCGAAAATAAAGCAGTAGAGactggcaaacggggctgtgttgtgcttggggacttaggggagctttaaagcacttctgtggctggactgtagccggagaagcctcactgggtgaatgaagcctcgctggtttgttgctttccccactcgctccgaggggggggggggaaatggcgatcgctttgccggaagttcggatgagagagccagggggagggacttagttggaaccgcaacaatgggaacgcacaggtctttttcgctagtgttgcagattgtttgcaagagtgtagcgcttttcggagggtgaatccacttttcccgatttccctagaagcgctacaacgaatcgcttttcgtggaactgttgcaggagtgttgcagattgtgtgcgacgttttgcggaactgcaaattagtagcgtttacaatttgaaagccttctgctacattaaagtcgtgcggaatggaccttagattctgatgatgatgatcttgGCTGAGCAACCGCAAATGGCATAGCTGGGACAAGGACTGGAtcttgtatagcagtggtcccctacctttttatcactggggactggtcaacgcttaacaattttactaaggcgtggggggggggtagtctttttgccaagggatgctgcCACTgtctgagctcctgctccacttgctttcccaacaGCACCCGGGACTTACCACGcctgctggagggcgctgccagaagcagctgcgcagtgccacgcgagggggagccccagccatggcggccgccgaaGAGCACCTAATATGAGCCaccggcaaagtggcagggcagcccccaaggcagcagccgggaaggaggacaaggagaagctgcataccagtaccgactgatcaacggaccagtCCCgatccccagaccaggggttggggaccactgttgtatagcATTCAACCCCATGATTAGGAAGTATGAACTGGCTGGGTTGGCATTGGATTATAtctgtactagcttcaaagcccgttcataagaacaggctttgaaagggtcctcccctcCAGCCTCCCAGATGTTTTCCAGGCCGCCGGGAAGCACTGAGGGCAAGggcgggtggggggtggagggagcgcttcctgggggcctggcaagcacaccaggcctttgggaagcgccccctctcccccctcccccctgtgggcTCTCACCTGGGGCCCTGGACATGAAGCGTcggagtcacagacgtgcctgggtctaacagccaggcatgtctgtgaggcaagtggTGAGGGCACCTAATTCAAAACTTGCTGGTCTAAGGCAGTATTTTATACAATTTGTTATTCAGGGAGTCTCCATCTAAACTGTCCCTCCCAGGGCGTATCTGGGCCAGGCTCACACTCTTTTCCTTGCTACCCCAAACATACAAACTGTATACAGTATCATATACATTCATATGAGCTCTAAGTCCACCGAGGGGTGGTGATTCTACTATGCTAATAAGCCTAAGAAGCAAACGTCAacatctttctctttcatctttactccaaaaagctgggtttttttacaaGAGGGATCTTATCAATACACAGACACCAGGATTTTTTGAATTTATCTAAACAGCTGCTTCTCTAGCCCACATTATCAGGGTGAACTCATGCTATGCTACTACACAAGCAATTCTGCTCTGACCCTTCAGTACTGAACTTTTTTCTCACTTGGATGCCAGTTTTCTTCTTTATGTAAGTGGGGGACACACCAGAAGAGAGCATTGTATC
It contains:
- the NEIL2 gene encoding endonuclease 8-like 2 isoform X2, producing MPEGPSVKRFQLHCSPFVGQTVTKVGGQTRQINPDDLKSLTLLDTQVHGKNLFLAFGPIQEVAPCSESSSPGPSSCQPSVPGMAISEDNSFPLRMEENAHHLLEEPEVNDLPLLTDNATEQPREWLRFHFGLYGSIRANEFARASKANKRGDWRDPIPRLILHFDGRGFLVFYNCRIHRCSCPTAQPATDILNPEFDREQALEALRKATPVCTTLLDQSHFSGLGNVIKNEVLYLAKIHPLSLGSLLPPSGLKSLLDHALQFSSEWLNSQLQGRGLRPQIYGKDRCPAGHEVMKDTFGPVDGLKRLTWWCPQCQLAVLPEESHDN